Within the Clostridium scatologenes genome, the region TAAGTATAAAGTAATATCTATTTAACAAGTCAAGTGCTTTAGAAATCAGATTGCGTGCTGTTCCTGAAGTACTTTTAATATTGAAGTTTAACATAACTTTTTTAACCCCCTTCTCACACAAAATAAATTATAACATGACTGTATTATTAAGTACATATCAAAATAAACAAAAAAGCTCTGATTCCGACAATCTAATCTGGAACCAGAGTAAAAAAGTATCATATTCCCTTCTTTTTACCTAATAGAGTATCAATGATAAAGACTAAAGCAGTAAATAGTAAAAGAAGATTTATAAATCCTCCACCTATTTTAAAGATCAATCCTATTATCCAAAATAATATGATAAAACCACCTAACCAGCGTAAAAATATCATATATATTACCTCCTGTAAAAAACAATTTAGTATTATAGAAAATAAAAAAATTTTTCAAATAAACTTAGATTAATATACACAATAATGTTATTGTTATCATTATCATAAAAAATTATTATAGTAAGTTTAGTTTGAATTTTCTGTAATTTCATATGAGTGTACCCATACATTTTGCAATTATAGGAAATGTTAATATAATAATTATAAATAATTTTTGGATGAGGAGTGTAGTTAGAAATGGAAAATAAAAATCTGGCTGGTAGTCAACTAAAAATTAATGATATAGTTCAAATATCATTAATGGCAGCTATCACATATATTGCTACAGCTGTAATTAATATACCTAGTGGTGTAATTATTAAAGGAGTAGTTCACCTTGGTGATAGCATGGTATTTTTAGCTGCTATACTTTTAGGTAAGAAAAAAGGTTTTCTATCGGCAGCAATAGGAATGTGTATATTTGACTTGTTTTCACCTTATGTAATATGGGCTCCTTTCACTTTTGTGATAAAAGGAGTTATGGCATATATAGCAGCCACAGTAGCTTATAGGAAAGATTATAATGGTAATAATATTTTTAATAATGTGTTTGCATTTATTTTAGGTGGAATATGGATGATAGGTGCGTATTATCTAACTGGAGCTATAATAATGCATTTTGTAACTAAAATAGCATTTGCACAAGCTTTTATTTTATCAGCAGCTGAAATTCCTGGGAATATAGCTCAAGTTGCAGCAGGTATGGCTTTAGCACTACCTTTAGGAAAAGTACTAAAAAAGGCTAATATTGTAAAGAAATAATAAAAAAGAGGTTTTAAAACCTCTTTTTTTAAAAATAGTTTTTAATTAGCTATTTCTCATTCTATTTTTTTCAGCTTTTCTTTTTCTTCTACAATCAGGACATCTTACAGGATCATTTTCAAATCCTTTTTCTTTGTAAAATTCTTGTTCTCCTTCAGTAAATACAAAATCTTGTCCGCAGTCTTTACATACGATAGTCTTATCTGCCATTAAAAAAACCTCCTTAAAATCATAGGACTAATTTTCTTGGATAACTTACCTCCTATGAAGAAAAGGAGAATAGAATACCTGGAAAAATTAACCTACTTATAAAAAAATGATAGAGCTTATACCCTATACATGTATTATAGCATATTGTAAAAAAAAAACAATATTTAAATTTTATTTTTACCATTACTCTGCATTATCTTTACTAAGCTATGTGTAGCTTGGTTTTTCGTCGCTAAATGATATGAAGTATTTTTGGATGAAAATCGTCTTTTAAAAACTTGTTCTACATTATGATTATCCCTCACTCTTGAAGAAGGTGGGGGTATTGCAATGGTAGCAATTTTATAAATTTTTGTAAATAAGATTAAGCAATATTTATATAAGTGATGTATAATAAATCTATTAAAATATTTACTGAATTTTTGAATATAAATATTTATATAATGAATTTGAGGGTTTTAATTATGGATAGAAAAAAATTTTTAAACTTGCTTAAAAAATCAGAAGGTATTAAATTAGATTTTAAACAGGCTATAGAGATAGAAACTGATAGTGGTAGAAAAGAGCTTGCAAAGGATATATGTGCTATAGCTAATTCCAGAGGTGGAAGAGGTTATTTAATAATAGGAGTAGAAGATAAGACTAAAAAAGTCCTAGGAATCGATAACGTTAATTTTAGTGAAGAAAAAGTACAGCAAATTGTGAGTTCAAGGATTGAACCGCCTATACCTATATCATTGGAATTTATTGAATATGAAGGTAAAAAAGTAGCAATTATAAATATATATGATGGACCTCAAAAACCTTATCAAATTAAGGATAATGGAGCGTTTTATATAAGAAGGGGCTCTACTAATGATACTATGCGAAAGCAAGAAATAATTTCTTCACTTCAGGAAAACTTAAATTTGAATATTGAATTATTTCCAATACCTCATAGTGATTTAAAGTGTATAGATACTGAAATAGTGGATAGATACTTTTTTTCTCAAGGAATAGAAGTAAATGATGAAAATAGAGTTGAACTTATGGAGAATGCTTCTATTATACATATGGATAAGGATTCTGGAAAGTACATGGCTACCCTAGGAGGAATTTTAATTTTTTCTAGAAAAAACAATGTATATATATCACATAATATGATAAAAATAATTAATAGAACTAGCAAAAGTTTATATGAAACTATAATAATTCAAGGGGATCTCCTTTCTATGTTGGATGAAAGTGAAAAGTTTTTACAGAAAATATTACCTAAAGCATATCCTATAGAATCAATATATGAAGGAATAAGAAATGCCGTTTTATATAGGGATTATACAATGTATTATAAAGAAATAGAAATAATAGTAGATTTTAATAGTATTGTTATAGCTAGTCCTGGAATATTAGTAAAGGGAACAAATAAAAATTCTATTAATTACATGAGAAAAAATATGTGGATATATGAAAAAATAATTGCATTAGATAAAAAAGGAAGATTTGTGAAAAATAGAACAGGATTTAATAGAATGCAGAAAGCTTTCAAAAACAAGGGTAGAATAAGTCTTATCAATGTTATTAAAGATGGTGAATTTAAAGTTATATATCCTGGTATAAAAAAATTTAAATAGAATATATTAAAAAGTAAATTTAATATATTCTATAAGAAGTTTAAGTATTTTAGAATATTTTCAAAGTTATTCTAAATAACGTTGAAAAAATATTCTGAATATTATATAATTTACTTAAGAGAGTGGCATAAAATATTAAAGTAAGGGGTGGTAACCATGATTCATGTATTTTGCAACAAGAGAGGTTCAGGCAAAACAAAGGCATTAATTAATCTTGCTAATGAAAAGGTTTTAACAAACAAGGGACACATTGTGTATATCGATGATGATAGAAGACCACTACTAGAGTTGGATAGACGAATAAGATTTATTGCTACTAACGAATTTTACTTAAAAAATCAGGAAAGTTTTTACGGTTTTTTGTGCGGCATACTTTCAGAAGATTATGATATTGATACAATTTTTATTGATGGATTGTTTAATATTGTAGAAGGAAATCTTCATGATGCAGCACATTTATTTTATTTATTAGAAAAATTAATGGAAAGTAATGATGTTGACATTTATATTAATATAAATGGGGATAAGGAGATGCCAGATTTTATAAAAAAATATGTGGCTTAACTAAAATTTAAATAGAAAATAAATTAATATTAAAATAAGAGACTGGATGTAAAATCCAGTCTTAAATTTTACCTTAAAAAAGTAATAAGTATTAAAATGTTGATAAAAAAATATTTTAAATATATACTAGAAACTATAGAAAAAGGCAAATATAAGAATATGTAGAAAGGTAGTGATTGAAGTGGCTAATGTTTATGATACATTAATGGAACGTGGATACATAAAACAAGTTACTCATGAAGAAGAAGTAAGAGATTTATTAGGTAAGGAGAAAGTTACATTTTACATAGGATTCGATCCAACTGCAGATAGTCTTCATGTTGGTCATTTTTTACAGATGATGGTTATGGCTCACATGCAGAGAGCAGGACATAAACCTATAGCATTGCTTGGAGGAGGAACAGCTATGGTTGGTGATCCTTCAGGTAAGACAGATATGAGAAAAATGTTAACAAAAGAACAAATACAACATAATGCTGAATGTTTTAAAAATCAATTTTCAGTTCTTGTAGATTTTGATGATGATAAGGCCATAATGGCTAATAATGCTGATTGGTTATTACATCTTAATTATGTAGATTTTTTGAGAGAAGTAGGAGTACATTTTTCCGTAAATAGAATGCTTACGGCAGAATGTTTTAAGCAAAGATTAGAGAAAGGATTGTCTTTTCTTGAATTCAATTATATGCTGATGCAAGGATATGACTTTCTTGAACTTAACAGAAGATATGGTTGTACATTGCAATTAGGTGGAGATGATCAATGGTCAAATATAATAGCAGGAGCAGATTTAATAAGAAGAAAAGAAAGTAAACCCGCTTATGGAATGACCTTTGCGCTTTTAACTAATAGTGAAGGTAAAAAAATGGGTAAAACAGAGAATGGTGCATTATGGCTAAATAAAGAAAAAACTTCACCATATGAGTTTTATCAGTACTGGAGAAATGTAGCAGATTCAGATGTAGAAAAATGCTTAGCGCTTTTAACTTTCTTACCTATGGATGAAGTTAAAAGATTAGGAGCACTTCCAGGTGCTGAAATAAACGAAGCTAAGAAGGTTCTTGCCTATGAGGTTACCAAAATTGTTCATGGTAAAGAAGAAGCAGAAAAAGCAAAAACTGCAGCAGAAGCATTATTTGCTGGTGGAGCTAGTATGGAAAATGTTCCAACAGTAGAAATAACAGAAGATGAGCTTGGATGTACTATAATAGATTTAATTGTAAACACAAAAATACTTCCATCTAAAAGTGAGGCAAGAAGACTTATACAGCAAGGTGGACTAACAATAAATGATGAAAAGGTAACAGATACTAATTTGGTAATAACAAAAGCAAGCTTTAATGATAAGTCTATGCTTATTAGAAGAGGAAAGAAAAATTATAATAGAATAGTAATTAAATAAAAATAAAATACTGTTTTTAAGGCATCTGAAGGTAAATGGCTTTAAAAACAGTGTTTTTATTATTTATGGAAAATTACATATTAATCTTTCAATAATTTAGAAAGTAAGTCTATTATTTCATCTACCTTTTTATCTCCAGTATTATTTAGAAAAGCATCTTTTACACAATGATTAAGGTGTTGTTTTAGGATTAATAAATTGGATTTCTTTAGAAGTGATTGAGCAGCGACTATTTGGTTAGATATATCAATGCAATATCTTCCTTCCTCAATCATTTTAATAATTCCTTCTATTTGTCCTTTTGAGGTTTTTAAACATTGTATAGCTTTTTTCTTCTCTTCATTCACTTAATTTATAACCCCTCTCTATTTTCAGTTACATGAAACGTTTATACATTATGGTTCCACATTATTAAGGCATCTTCTTTATTGTCAGCATAATATCCTTTTCTTAAACCTTCTTCTACAAAGCCATACTTTTTGTAAAGGTTCTGAGCTACTATATTGGATTTTCTTACTTCTAAAGTCATGTTATGTGCAAATTCAATTTTGCATATTTCCATTAGAGCCTCTAGTAAAAGGTTTCCTGCACCTATACCTCTATATTCAGGATGAACTGCTACATTAGTTATATGTCCTTCATCGAGAATTAACCACATACCAGCATATCCTATTATAACATTATCTTTTTTAGCAACTACATATCTTGCAAATTTGTTATTTGAGATTTCATTCTCAAAAGAAGTTTTGCTCCAAGGTGTTGGAAAACTTAGAACGTCTATTGCAAGTACACTATCAATATGTTCATGCTTTAAAGACAGTATTTCAATATTATTCACTTGCCAAGCACTCCATCTTTTTTTCATATTCTCTTTCAGCTTGAGATTTCCTAATATACAAAGGTGAAAATGTATATAAGTCATCTTTGATTCCTGAATTCAAAAGATTTAAACCTATTTCGCCTAATGAAGAGGCTCTTACCAAATTAAGGTGTGCAGGAGCGAAATTAACATTTTTTATGTTAGTTGTTAACTTTTCCTTAAATTTATAAATAGCATCTCCTATAAAACAAACTTTAAGGTTTTGTTCATTTATAGTGCTAATTAAATCATCAATGGAAATAATCATGTAATCACTAACTCGTTGTAGCTTATTGTCAACAAAGTTATATAATGCAGTGTAAACATTATTGCGCAATGCGTCTATGATAGGACATATAGTTTCACATGTATAAGCTAAATTATAAGCAAGTGCATCTAATGAAGAAACACTCACAAAAGGTTTGCCAGTACCTTGACTTAATCCTTTTATTGTTGAAACACCTATCCTAAGTCCTGTAAAGGAACCAGGTCCTTTTGAAACTACAAATCCGTCTAAAGAATTTATATCAATTTTTAAATTATTTAATAGTTTATCTATCATAGGCATCATTAAAATGGAATGTTGTTTTTTATAATTAAAGGTTATTTCACCAAGCAATTTATTATCTTCTATAACAGCACAAGTAGCAGCTTCTGTAGCTGAATCTAAACTTAAAATTTTCATAGTCTATTTTAACTCCTTTATATAATCGTATCTTTTTCCGTAATATTCTATTGTAATATTTCTAAAGTCTATACCTTTTTCAGGTATTTTTTCAATTTTTACAGATATATGTTCTTTGGGGATTAAGTCTTCTATGTAATTTGACCATTCTACAATGCTAACAGCGTCACTAAAAATATATTCATCAAAGCCAATAGCTTCAATTTCGTCAGGGTCATTAACTCTATAAACATCAAAATGATATAATTTTAAACATCCTTCGTATTCGTTAACAATAGTAAAAGTTGGGCTAGTTATAGGGTCTGTTATTCCAAGAGCTTTTGCTATGCCTTTAGTAAAATGGGTTTTACCAGTTCCCATTTCTCCATTAAGACATATTATATCACCAGGTTTTAGCATACTTCCTAATTTATTTCCTAAATTTATAGTTGACTCTACGTTATCTACAATAAAATTCATTAAAATTCACCTCATAAGATATTTTAACCAAAACAGTGCGAAAAGAAAAGCTATGCTACTTATTTAGTAACATTAGCACAAGTTAATGCTTCCTTGAGATATCGAAGTGCTTTTCCACAAATAAAATTTTCATTAACCATATTATTCATTATGGAAAAAGCTTTTTCTTTATCAAATCCCTTTCTGTAAGGTCTGTTTTCGGTTAAAGCTTGATAGATATCACAAACACCTATAATGCGACATTCTTCTGATAACTGTTCACCAACTAATGATCTAGGATAACCATTCCCATTAAGTTTTTCGTGATGATTAGAAGCCCAATCGCTTATATCACTTATATCAACAATCCTGTCCAATATTACCTTTGTATAATATACATGAGATTTAATAATAGCAAATTCTTCTGCAGATAATGAATCATTTTTATCAAGTATACTTGATGGAATGGCAAGTTTTCCTATATCGTGAAGTAAACCTGAAATTTTCATCTTTATACACTTGTCTTCAGGGTATCCAATGAATTTTGAAACTGTATAAGCAAGTTCTGAAATTCCTCTGGAATGAGTCGCAGTAAATTTACTTTTGTTATCTATTATATTTGAAAATATATATGCGATATCTTGAAATTGTTCTAAATTTAAATATTCATCTATGTTTGGAGATACAGTATTTAATATAAATTCCATGAATGATATATTTTCTATATTGAACCAGAAAAAATCTTTAGATGAAACCTGTAAGAAAGCATGTACTAAATCCTTAGAAAAAATTACATTCTCATTCTTTTTGATCCATAATATAATAGTATTTCTTTGTTTAAAAGCTGGTATAGTTTCATTATACAAAATCTCTATTAAATCACAGATTCTTATAATTTGACTTTCTATTTGAATACTATTTCCAATTAACCCCATAGCACCACTTCCATCAAAGTTTTCATGATGATTTAATATTATGCTAGAAATCTTGTTGAAAATAGGAAAAGATTTAGTTATTTCTGAACCAATTTCACAATGCTTTTTTATAAAGGAACTTGATGAATGACTTTTTGTTAAGTAATTAGCTGCACCAATATCGTGTAAAAGAGAAGCAATATATAATTGCTTTTTTTGTTCCTCATTTAGTTTTATAAAATTTGCTATTTCTAAAGCTAAATATGTAGTTCTAATAGAATGGTGCTTAAATTTATGATTTGTATAATCAACATTTGAAATATTTTCTATAACTGGTGCATCATATTCTGAACTAATTTGGGATAAATCTAGAGCTATGGACATAGCTCTTATTACCCTATCCATGCTTATTTTCATATAGAACCTCACTAAATAATAATAATCTTATTTAATTTTAACACAGATATTTTATATATAAAACATGTTTTATATAAAGGAAAATTTATTGCAAATATAGAATAATTCAATAATAGTAAAAAATATTTTAGGTTATCATAAAAAATGTATGGAGTTGGTTCAATATGGATAGTTTAATGTTTGAGAAAATGTGGAATGAATGTGAAAGAAAAAATTTATCAATATCTAAAAAATTTTGGGATCTAAGAGCTGAGGAATTTAATAAAATTATAAATAATAATGAAGAAGAAAACATAGATTTAGTAAAGTTTCTTGATTCAAGACGTATTCTTAATAATGAATGTTCTATATTAGATGTTGGATGTGGTGCAGGTAAGTATTCTTTACAATTTTCTAAATATGTAAAGAATACTATTGGTATTGATATATCATCTAAAATGATTGAATATGCCATACAAAATATGAAAAATATGAGTATTGATAATATTGAATATAAGGTTGCGGCGTGGCAAAGCTTGAAATTGGATGACTATAACTGGGGAAAAAAGTTTGATCTTGTATTTGCATCTATGACTCCAGCGATAAATAGTAAAGATGCCTTATTAAAGATGATCGAAGCCTCAAAAAGATATTGTTTTATGAGCGGATTTGTATATAGAAATGACAATATTAAAAATCAACTTAGAGAAAAAATATTAGGAAAAAATAAAATTTATAATAAGAAATTTGAAAATAATATCTATTATGCTTTTAATATTTTATGGAATATGGGAATACATGCGGAAATTCAATATAAAAATGTACAATGGAATAAAGAATGGGATTTAAGTAAGGCCATAGATGTTTATACATTACAGTTTGAAGATTTAGAAATTGAAAATTCTAGAGATATTATAAAGAGCTATTTAGAGAGTATAAGTGATAATGGAAAGGTTAAGGATAACGTTAATGCAAAAGTTGCATGGATGCTTTGGAGAATAGATGAATAAATATAAAATAATGTTGTTTATAAAGCCATTGGTAAATTTCACAGTAGTATAATTAGCTATATCATTGAAATGTTTCTGAATTTACTGTAATATAAAAAGATATAAATATTTACTTTTTTAATAATATTTATAAAATATGGAGGAAAAGTATGGAGGATGAACACAAAGAATTATATATTAAAGAAAAATTTAACAACATAGATTATATGATGTTAAAATCTATTACTGATTGTATTTATGAAGCAGTTTGTGTTATAGATGAGTATGGAATTGTAATAGTCTGGAACAAAAGTGCAGAAAAATTATATAATATAGCTTATGAAAAAATTATAGGACAAAATATAGAAGATTTTTTTGACGATGCCATGGTGAATAATGTCAGAAAAACAGGAGTATCTATTGAAAATAAATGTCATTGTCCCTTAAAAAATCATCCTGTTTTAGCCAATTCAATGCCTTTATATATAAGAAATGTTTTTAGGGGAGCAGTTTCTACAGACAGAGATTTTGAAGAGTT harbors:
- a CDS encoding DUF5670 family protein — translated: MIFLRWLGGFIILFWIIGLIFKIGGGFINLLLLFTALVFIIDTLLGKKKGI
- a CDS encoding ECF transporter S component, with amino-acid sequence MENKNLAGSQLKINDIVQISLMAAITYIATAVINIPSGVIIKGVVHLGDSMVFLAAILLGKKKGFLSAAIGMCIFDLFSPYVIWAPFTFVIKGVMAYIAATVAYRKDYNGNNIFNNVFAFILGGIWMIGAYYLTGAIIMHFVTKIAFAQAFILSAAEIPGNIAQVAAGMALALPLGKVLKKANIVKK
- a CDS encoding zinc-ribbon domain-containing protein, with the protein product MADKTIVCKDCGQDFVFTEGEQEFYKEKGFENDPVRCPDCRRKRKAEKNRMRNS
- a CDS encoding helix-turn-helix domain-containing protein, whose protein sequence is MDRKKFLNLLKKSEGIKLDFKQAIEIETDSGRKELAKDICAIANSRGGRGYLIIGVEDKTKKVLGIDNVNFSEEKVQQIVSSRIEPPIPISLEFIEYEGKKVAIINIYDGPQKPYQIKDNGAFYIRRGSTNDTMRKQEIISSLQENLNLNIELFPIPHSDLKCIDTEIVDRYFFSQGIEVNDENRVELMENASIIHMDKDSGKYMATLGGILIFSRKNNVYISHNMIKIINRTSKSLYETIIIQGDLLSMLDESEKFLQKILPKAYPIESIYEGIRNAVLYRDYTMYYKEIEIIVDFNSIVIASPGILVKGTNKNSINYMRKNMWIYEKIIALDKKGRFVKNRTGFNRMQKAFKNKGRISLINVIKDGEFKVIYPGIKKFK
- the tyrS gene encoding tyrosine--tRNA ligase produces the protein MANVYDTLMERGYIKQVTHEEEVRDLLGKEKVTFYIGFDPTADSLHVGHFLQMMVMAHMQRAGHKPIALLGGGTAMVGDPSGKTDMRKMLTKEQIQHNAECFKNQFSVLVDFDDDKAIMANNADWLLHLNYVDFLREVGVHFSVNRMLTAECFKQRLEKGLSFLEFNYMLMQGYDFLELNRRYGCTLQLGGDDQWSNIIAGADLIRRKESKPAYGMTFALLTNSEGKKMGKTENGALWLNKEKTSPYEFYQYWRNVADSDVEKCLALLTFLPMDEVKRLGALPGAEINEAKKVLAYEVTKIVHGKEEAEKAKTAAEALFAGGASMENVPTVEITEDELGCTIIDLIVNTKILPSKSEARRLIQQGGLTINDEKVTDTNLVITKASFNDKSMLIRRGKKNYNRIVIK
- a CDS encoding metal-sensing transcriptional repressor, with the translated sequence MNEEKKKAIQCLKTSKGQIEGIIKMIEEGRYCIDISNQIVAAQSLLKKSNLLILKQHLNHCVKDAFLNNTGDKKVDEIIDLLSKLLKD
- the rimI gene encoding ribosomal protein S18-alanine N-acetyltransferase, which encodes MNNIEILSLKHEHIDSVLAIDVLSFPTPWSKTSFENEISNNKFARYVVAKKDNVIIGYAGMWLILDEGHITNVAVHPEYRGIGAGNLLLEALMEICKIEFAHNMTLEVRKSNIVAQNLYKKYGFVEEGLRKGYYADNKEDALIMWNHNV
- the tsaB gene encoding tRNA (adenosine(37)-N6)-threonylcarbamoyltransferase complex dimerization subunit type 1 TsaB; amino-acid sequence: MKILSLDSATEAATCAVIEDNKLLGEITFNYKKQHSILMMPMIDKLLNNLKIDINSLDGFVVSKGPGSFTGLRIGVSTIKGLSQGTGKPFVSVSSLDALAYNLAYTCETICPIIDALRNNVYTALYNFVDNKLQRVSDYMIISIDDLISTINEQNLKVCFIGDAIYKFKEKLTTNIKNVNFAPAHLNLVRASSLGEIGLNLLNSGIKDDLYTFSPLYIRKSQAEREYEKKMECLASE
- the tsaE gene encoding tRNA (adenosine(37)-N6)-threonylcarbamoyltransferase complex ATPase subunit type 1 TsaE is translated as MNFIVDNVESTINLGNKLGSMLKPGDIICLNGEMGTGKTHFTKGIAKALGITDPITSPTFTIVNEYEGCLKLYHFDVYRVNDPDEIEAIGFDEYIFSDAVSIVEWSNYIEDLIPKEHISVKIEKIPEKGIDFRNITIEYYGKRYDYIKELK
- a CDS encoding HD-GYP domain-containing protein, with product MKISMDRVIRAMSIALDLSQISSEYDAPVIENISNVDYTNHKFKHHSIRTTYLALEIANFIKLNEEQKKQLYIASLLHDIGAANYLTKSHSSSSFIKKHCEIGSEITKSFPIFNKISSIILNHHENFDGSGAMGLIGNSIQIESQIIRICDLIEILYNETIPAFKQRNTIILWIKKNENVIFSKDLVHAFLQVSSKDFFWFNIENISFMEFILNTVSPNIDEYLNLEQFQDIAYIFSNIIDNKSKFTATHSRGISELAYTVSKFIGYPEDKCIKMKISGLLHDIGKLAIPSSILDKNDSLSAEEFAIIKSHVYYTKVILDRIVDISDISDWASNHHEKLNGNGYPRSLVGEQLSEECRIIGVCDIYQALTENRPYRKGFDKEKAFSIMNNMVNENFICGKALRYLKEALTCANVTK
- a CDS encoding class I SAM-dependent methyltransferase yields the protein MDSLMFEKMWNECERKNLSISKKFWDLRAEEFNKIINNNEEENIDLVKFLDSRRILNNECSILDVGCGAGKYSLQFSKYVKNTIGIDISSKMIEYAIQNMKNMSIDNIEYKVAAWQSLKLDDYNWGKKFDLVFASMTPAINSKDALLKMIEASKRYCFMSGFVYRNDNIKNQLREKILGKNKIYNKKFENNIYYAFNILWNMGIHAEIQYKNVQWNKEWDLSKAIDVYTLQFEDLEIENSRDIIKSYLESISDNGKVKDNVNAKVAWMLWRIDE